Proteins found in one Aneurinibacillus uraniidurans genomic segment:
- a CDS encoding PepSY domain-containing protein, which yields MMKKLATLPLALSILGTGLAGIANAAPMPGAHEHEAYAAHVQHQGGFLTQKEASDIALKHCEGTVQKAELRHENGLDVYAVHTIDKYGKGHDFKVHARDGKLEEVAVQQQVKFLTQREATNIALKHCEGKIQTVNYDNGLGVYVVHILDKYGKGHEFKVHERDGKLEEVAVKQQVKFLTEREVSDIVLKQCEGTVQKAELRHENGLDLYAIHVLDKHGKGHDFKVDARTGGFCK from the coding sequence ATGATGAAAAAATTAGCAACACTACCATTGGCTTTGTCTATTTTAGGAACAGGTTTAGCAGGAATCGCAAATGCGGCACCGATGCCAGGTGCACATGAACATGAAGCATATGCAGCTCATGTACAACACCAAGGCGGATTCTTAACACAGAAAGAAGCTAGTGATATTGCATTGAAGCATTGTGAGGGAACAGTACAGAAAGCTGAATTACGACATGAGAATGGACTTGATGTGTATGCGGTCCATACCATTGATAAGTACGGAAAAGGACATGATTTCAAAGTTCATGCGAGAGATGGGAAGCTAGAGGAAGTAGCCGTACAACAACAAGTAAAATTCTTAACGCAGCGAGAAGCTACTAATATCGCATTGAAGCATTGCGAAGGAAAAATCCAAACCGTAAACTACGATAACGGACTTGGTGTATATGTCGTTCACATCCTTGATAAGTATGGAAAAGGACATGAATTCAAAGTTCATGAGAGAGATGGAAAGCTAGAGGAAGTAGCCGTAAAACAGCAAGTAAAATTCCTAACAGAGCGAGAAGTTAGTGATATCGTATTGAAGCAGTGTGAGGGAACGGTACAAAAAGCTGAATTACGACATGAAAACGGACTTGATTTGTATGCTATTCATGTCCTTGATAAGCATGGAAAAGGACATGATTTCAAAGTCGATGCAAGAACAGGCGGTTTTTGCAAATAA
- a CDS encoding SEL1-like repeat protein, which translates to MQNKGTQGQLLMGSLYEKETDVKQDYQKALGWYNKAAKSDDHSGKEAKDHRDALLKKMKKV; encoded by the coding sequence CTGCAGAACAAGGGGACCCAAGGACAGCTTCTTATGGGCTCCTTATATGAAAAAGAAACCGATGTTAAACAAGACTATCAAAAGGCTTTAGGCTGGTATAATAAAGCTGCTAAGAGTGACGATCATTCTGGAAAAGAAGCAAAAGACCACCGTGATGCATTGTTAAAGAAAATGAAAAAAGTATAG
- a CDS encoding STAS/SEC14 domain-containing protein: protein MIRVIESRSDAVVAIEVSEKITKKDFHGVEQAFRETANRYGKIRVLMMVGEYTGVSWDFILEDIEFNKEFYKYYDKVAVVSDQKWMKPIIKIEDYFIKADMKYFDLEQQNEAWEWITQE from the coding sequence ATGATCAGAGTAATAGAGAGTCGTAGTGATGCTGTTGTAGCGATTGAAGTCAGTGAAAAGATAACGAAAAAGGACTTCCATGGTGTTGAGCAAGCTTTCCGGGAAACAGCTAATCGTTATGGAAAGATTCGAGTGCTGATGATGGTCGGAGAATACACTGGAGTTTCCTGGGACTTCATTTTAGAAGATATAGAATTTAATAAGGAATTCTATAAGTATTACGACAAAGTTGCTGTAGTGAGTGATCAGAAGTGGATGAAGCCGATTATTAAAATAGAAGATTATTTTATTAAAGCTGATATGAAGTACTTCGATCTTGAACAACAGAATGAAGCGTGGGAATGGATCACACAAGAATAA
- a CDS encoding CDGSH iron-sulfur domain-containing protein: MDEIKVMDNAYFLVSGEFTLLDGEGNKIETKQPAALCRCGLSTNQPFCNGDHKGKFESAVRA; this comes from the coding sequence ATGGATGAAATTAAGGTAATGGACAATGCTTATTTCTTAGTATCTGGCGAGTTTACTTTACTCGACGGCGAAGGAAACAAGATCGAAACCAAACAACCGGCTGCTTTATGCCGTTGCGGACTTTCAACGAATCAACCTTTCTGTAACGGAGATCATAAAGGCAAATTCGAAAGCGCTGTAAGAGCTTAA
- a CDS encoding Fur family transcriptional regulator codes for MTVEQALQLLKEKGYKYTGKREEMVRIFAQEKRYMSAREMLSRMQKEYPALSFDTVYRNLTLFADLNIVEVTELGGERKYRFRCSMDEHHHHLICLSCGKTRHIRSCPLDGMFGEPDGFRITDHKFEIYGYCSDCEESRV; via the coding sequence ATGACTGTCGAGCAGGCATTACAGCTTTTGAAAGAGAAGGGATATAAGTATACCGGCAAACGGGAAGAGATGGTACGTATTTTTGCGCAGGAGAAGCGGTATATGTCGGCACGCGAGATGTTGTCGCGTATGCAGAAGGAATATCCGGCACTTAGTTTTGATACGGTGTATCGGAATCTTACGTTGTTTGCAGATTTGAACATTGTCGAGGTAACGGAGCTGGGTGGGGAGAGAAAATACCGGTTTCGTTGCTCGATGGATGAGCACCATCATCATCTGATTTGCCTGTCGTGTGGAAAGACGCGCCATATTCGATCATGTCCGCTGGATGGAATGTTTGGCGAGCCGGACGGGTTTCGGATTACGGATCATAAATTTGAGATTTATGGCTACTGCTCGGATTGTGAGGAGAGCCGTGTGTGA
- a CDS encoding metal ABC transporter permease, whose product MIEAILHYTFMQNALLSGLMIGLVAPLIGVFLVVRRLSLIADALSHITLSGVAAGLLLGQSIPFFQSVSPIYMGMAFSVAGAFMIDKLRAAYRFYQELAIPIILSTGIGLGVVLISLANGFNVDLFGYLFGSLLAVTQQDVIRVMVASAIVIVVVWLFYKELLYLSFDEEAARISGVPRGVVNVIFSILVAIVISISMQVVGILLVSALITLPVAAALQLANSFRQTFVYAILFGEISVISGLMLSYTFNLASGGTIVLVAVLLLVIVLLGKRVRNS is encoded by the coding sequence ATGATAGAAGCAATCTTACATTATACGTTTATGCAGAATGCACTGTTGTCGGGGCTGATGATCGGGTTGGTTGCCCCATTAATTGGTGTATTTCTGGTCGTGCGGCGGTTGTCGCTGATTGCGGATGCGCTCTCGCATATTACACTCTCCGGCGTGGCGGCGGGTCTTTTACTTGGACAGAGCATCCCGTTTTTTCAAAGTGTCAGCCCGATTTATATGGGGATGGCATTTTCTGTTGCGGGTGCATTTATGATTGATAAGCTGCGTGCTGCCTATCGATTCTATCAGGAGCTGGCGATTCCGATCATTTTATCGACCGGAATTGGCTTGGGTGTCGTGCTTATTAGCTTAGCGAATGGATTTAATGTCGACTTGTTCGGATATTTGTTTGGAAGCCTGCTGGCGGTGACACAACAAGATGTGATTCGCGTTATGGTCGCGAGTGCAATTGTGATCGTGGTGGTCTGGTTGTTTTATAAAGAGCTGTTGTATTTGTCGTTTGATGAAGAAGCAGCGCGTATCTCAGGTGTGCCTCGCGGCGTAGTTAATGTGATTTTCAGTATACTTGTGGCGATTGTGATTAGTATCTCGATGCAGGTTGTCGGGATTTTGCTCGTGTCCGCACTGATTACGCTGCCGGTCGCAGCAGCGCTGCAGCTAGCGAACAGTTTCCGTCAAACGTTTGTCTATGCGATCTTGTTTGGGGAAATATCGGTGATCTCGGGTTTAATGCTGTCATACACATTTAACCTGGCGTCAGGCGGAACGATTGTACTGGTTGCTGTGCTCTTGCTTGTTATCGTACTATTGGGGAAAAGGGTGCGTAACTCTTAG
- a CDS encoding VOC family protein, producing the protein MKQQATPYLTFNGDAREALEYYKDVFEGEVLGIQTFGQADFPTPPEMDNKIMHAQFKKDDLFIMVSDTFLGQSVEKGNNISLALELESEEEIQKLYNALSQKGSVLMELQDTFWGAKFAKVRDYFGVIWDLNYTKSKQ; encoded by the coding sequence ATGAAACAGCAAGCAACCCCGTATCTCACGTTTAATGGTGATGCTAGAGAAGCATTAGAATATTATAAGGATGTTTTTGAGGGAGAGGTATTAGGGATCCAAACTTTTGGACAGGCAGACTTTCCTACTCCTCCAGAAATGGATAACAAGATTATGCATGCTCAATTTAAAAAAGATGATTTATTTATAATGGTTTCTGATACATTTTTAGGTCAGTCGGTTGAAAAGGGAAATAATATTTCACTAGCTCTTGAACTTGAAAGCGAAGAAGAAATTCAGAAATTGTACAATGCTTTAAGCCAAAAAGGTTCTGTTTTAATGGAGTTACAGGATACTTTTTGGGGCGCAAAATTTGCTAAGGTTAGGGATTATTTCGGAGTAATATGGGACCTCAATTACACAAAATCTAAACAATAG
- a CDS encoding metal ABC transporter ATP-binding protein has protein sequence MSELILDVQHISHQYEARPVLEDITFGLRRGEMLGLVGPNGSGKSTLLKLILGVLPLTNGTIHWFGQPLQKFDAWPRIGYVSQKANSFNSGFPATVFEVVMMGLTGKLGLFRRPGRAEREKVQLAIETVGMGEFADRNIGRLSGGQQQRVFIARALVSEPDVLILDEPTVGVDAQSEERFYELLQRLNRERGISMILVSHDLGAVSTKMHSIACLNHKLFYHGGAKEFEENRAEILLRSYGHDVHVLHHDHHHDH, from the coding sequence GTGAGTGAATTAATTCTTGATGTGCAGCATATCTCTCATCAATATGAAGCGCGGCCGGTACTCGAAGATATTACCTTCGGGCTTCGGCGCGGTGAAATGTTAGGGCTTGTCGGACCGAATGGGTCTGGCAAGTCCACGTTGTTAAAATTAATTTTGGGTGTGCTTCCGCTGACAAATGGCACGATCCATTGGTTCGGTCAGCCGCTTCAGAAATTCGATGCGTGGCCACGCATTGGCTATGTATCGCAAAAGGCGAACAGCTTTAACTCGGGCTTTCCGGCGACTGTCTTTGAAGTGGTCATGATGGGGCTAACTGGCAAGCTGGGGCTGTTCCGTCGTCCGGGACGCGCTGAGCGGGAGAAGGTACAGCTGGCGATTGAAACAGTGGGGATGGGCGAGTTTGCTGACCGTAATATCGGGCGTTTATCCGGCGGTCAACAGCAGCGTGTTTTTATCGCCCGTGCGCTTGTAAGCGAACCGGATGTGCTTATTTTGGATGAGCCTACAGTTGGGGTAGATGCGCAGTCAGAAGAGAGGTTTTATGAGTTGCTGCAGCGTCTCAATCGTGAGCGAGGCATCTCCATGATCCTTGTATCGCATGACCTGGGTGCTGTTAGTACGAAAATGCACTCGATTGCCTGTTTGAATCATAAGTTGTTTTACCATGGAGGAGCGAAAGAGTTTGAAGAAAACCGTGCGGAAATTTTGCTCCGGTCGTATGGACATGATGTACATGTGCTGCACCATGACCATCACCACGACCATTAG
- a CDS encoding DUF4236 domain-containing protein, with amino-acid sequence MGFNFRKSINLGGGIRLSVSKSGLGVSAGVKGLRVGVGPGGARATASIPGTGLSYTTSLGPSRSARRRQTELQQRQAQRMAELELAQYEVDVYENQIELLKSMHKECSPSISWQQLNQMPPPFLHGNPGPNELHAQNELDNYKPGFIDKIFGRTDSKLSDLKNAIEEAKQLDNQKYEEWEALKKLSHSVIQQDLDSYVQVLNEFAPFEELDHVGSNFEVSLFPTKSEVTLYVNSDEVIPAEVKSLTKTGKLSIKKMTKTQFYDIYQDYVCSCLLRVAREMFAILPLEEVYIHAVGESLDSATGHEKQEVILSTCITRSILESLNLDSIDCSDAMSNFKHNMKFAKTKGFQPVEKFLF; translated from the coding sequence ATGGGGTTTAACTTTCGAAAAAGCATTAACCTTGGTGGCGGTATTCGATTAAGTGTTTCTAAGAGTGGTCTTGGAGTAAGTGCAGGAGTAAAAGGGCTGCGGGTAGGTGTAGGACCTGGGGGTGCGCGTGCTACTGCTTCAATTCCTGGCACCGGTCTATCCTATACTACCTCTCTTGGTCCTTCAAGGTCTGCTCGAAGAAGACAAACTGAACTACAGCAGCGGCAAGCTCAACGTATGGCTGAATTAGAGCTAGCTCAATATGAAGTAGATGTATACGAAAATCAAATAGAATTACTAAAGTCTATGCATAAAGAATGCTCACCATCAATTAGCTGGCAGCAGCTTAATCAGATGCCTCCACCTTTTTTGCATGGGAATCCCGGACCGAATGAACTGCATGCTCAGAATGAGCTTGATAATTATAAACCAGGATTTATTGATAAAATTTTTGGTCGAACAGACTCCAAACTTTCCGATTTAAAAAATGCGATAGAAGAAGCAAAACAACTTGATAATCAAAAATACGAAGAATGGGAGGCGTTAAAAAAACTCTCTCATTCAGTTATTCAACAGGATCTAGATTCCTATGTTCAAGTACTAAACGAATTCGCCCCTTTTGAAGAGCTCGATCATGTAGGAAGTAATTTTGAAGTTTCGCTTTTCCCGACAAAATCAGAAGTAACATTGTATGTTAACTCTGATGAGGTTATCCCAGCGGAAGTAAAGTCTTTGACGAAAACCGGGAAACTTTCTATTAAGAAAATGACTAAAACGCAATTTTATGACATCTATCAAGACTATGTATGCAGTTGTTTACTCCGTGTAGCGCGTGAAATGTTCGCTATCTTACCACTTGAAGAAGTGTATATCCATGCGGTTGGTGAATCTCTTGACAGTGCAACTGGTCATGAGAAGCAGGAGGTTATTTTATCAACTTGCATCACTAGAAGTATCTTAGAAAGTTTGAACCTTGACTCTATCGATTGCTCCGATGCCATGAGTAATTTTAAGCACAACATGAAATTTGCAAAAACTAAAGGATTCCAGCCAGTAGAAAAGTTTCTCTTTTAG